The proteins below are encoded in one region of Solidesulfovibrio fructosivorans JJ]:
- a CDS encoding SOS response-associated peptidase, which produces MCGRFALAVPRRLVAEAMGVPDMPQNIPDRPEISPGELVEAVFAARQTGRHMAGLFRWGFLPSFATSERPLRPMINARAETALDKPSFRGAIRYRRCLLPAQGFYEWRKDPGGGKTRFFVTLPERPVMALAGIYERTLTPEGEARDTVAILTRPAASAMAAIHDRMPLILPPEIFRDWLDPLLTERQDVAPLLATPPPELRLVEG; this is translated from the coding sequence ATGTGCGGCAGATTCGCCCTGGCCGTGCCGCGCCGCCTGGTGGCCGAAGCCATGGGCGTGCCGGACATGCCCCAAAACATCCCGGACCGGCCGGAAATCTCCCCCGGCGAACTCGTCGAGGCCGTCTTCGCCGCCCGGCAAACCGGACGGCACATGGCTGGCCTCTTTCGTTGGGGATTTCTCCCCTCCTTCGCCACATCCGAGCGGCCCCTGCGTCCCATGATCAACGCCCGGGCCGAAACCGCCCTGGACAAGCCCTCCTTCCGGGGCGCCATCCGCTACCGTCGCTGCCTGCTGCCGGCCCAGGGCTTCTACGAATGGCGCAAGGACCCGGGCGGCGGCAAAACCCGCTTTTTCGTCACCCTGCCCGAAAGGCCCGTCATGGCCCTGGCCGGCATCTACGAACGCACCCTCACCCCGGAAGGAGAGGCCCGCGACACCGTGGCCATCCTCACCCGGCCCGCCGCCTCAGCCATGGCCGCCATCCACGACCGCATGCCGCTCATCCTGCCGCCGGAGATTTTCCGGGACTGGCTCGATCCGCTCCTGACCGAACGCCAGGACGTGGCCCCGCTTCTGGCCACGCCGCCCCCGGAGTTGCGGTTGGTGGAGGGGTAG